A genomic region of Colletotrichum destructivum chromosome 5, complete sequence contains the following coding sequences:
- a CDS encoding Putative phosphatidylinositol 3-/4-kinase, catalytic domain, protein kinase-like domain superfamily produces the protein MEPFSFASSESLDYPVSIRIINLEGDETPFLHSTLLEKAELRHIGSNTSSHSDLYVTVQVWAGSKPLTVPVQTAYKSFRSERRWNEWLTLPINYNTLPLNSCLAITLWDSSPAGGKQARGHAIPFGGTTLPLFDRDNQVQKGRQKCMVHRHKNADGNDNTTTPAVPRKKRDGSRKGTVPPVDKDAEELERMEKLFKKHEMGEIPRIDWLDQLVFRGFEKRGLQSAKASLKTLQRQGTANGDTPEKEGSTDDEKGVVDTESHPGFSKFQLNVELPRFDFPVVFADLEYDPPPISNLQHISASQSNVMLKPPPEVQFGPGINALGDAAGGPGSRLMKVYDPEVGARDNPAESKHRRLVRSQHRHGVLDKDLKPNAKVRDELNLIMSYSPTHTLTPEEKDLIWKFRYHLTRDKRAVTKFVKSVNWQDHSEAKQAVQVLGRWTEIDVDDALELLGPSFDNQAVRAYAVERLRKADDHELLLYLLQLVQALKYEHIRADSSQEAIQDSSLAQFLISRAAGNFLLGNYFHWYLMVECDDHSPEQGLDNRNIYRKVAYDFMTELVKQPDGVESRKTLLRQAELIAILSKISGEVKTSHESIAKKTDRVKHFLADPKNEMLTIDPPLPLPLDPTMLVIGVVPDETTVFKSSLCPIKVTFKTTTGKKYPIIFKTGDDLRQDQLVIQIITLMDQLLQKENLDLKLSPYKILATSTTAGASQFVPSVSFQSIASKYKNNPALTYLKSNNPDDRQPLGLRQETLDTYVKSCAGYCVITYILGVGDRHLDNLLLAPDGHFFHADFGFILGRDPKPFAPVMKLSKEMVDCMGGVNSEHFKQFKQYCFLAYTALRKSSNLILNLFSLMVDANIPDIRLEPDKAVLKVRERFHLELTEEESMLFFERIIEDTLGAIAPVVIDKLHELVQAFRN, from the exons ATGGAGCCGTTCTCATTCGCAAGCTCCGAGTCGCTGGACTATCCAGTGAGCATCCGCAT AATCAATCTAGAGGGCGACGAAACGCCTTTCCTACACTCGACTCTCTTGGAGAAAGCCGAGCTGAGGCACATCGGCTCTAACACAAG TTCGCACTCGGATCTCTACGTCACGGTGCAAGTATGGGCCGGTTCCAAACCCCTGACAGTGCCCGTCCAAACGGCCTACAAATCTTTCCGCAGTGAGAGGAG ATGGAACGAATGGCTTACCCTGCCGATCAACTATAATACCCTCCCCTTGAACTCCTGCCTCGCCATCACGCTTTGGGATTCGTCCCCCGCCGGCGGGAAACAGGCGAGAGGCCATGCAATTCCTTTTGGGGGCACCACACTACCGCTCTTCGACCGAGATAACCAGGTGCAGAAAGGCCGGCAGAAATGCATGGTTCACCGACACAAGAACGCCGACGGCAATGACAACACCACCACGCCTGCGGTGCCCCGCAAGAAGAGGGATGGGTCAAGGAAAGGTACGGTCCCCCCGGTGGACAAAGATGCCGAAGAGCTGGAGCGCATGGAGAAGTTATTCAAAAAGCACGAGATGGGCGAGATTCCGAGAATCGACTGGCTTGACCAGCTCGTCTTCCGCGGGTTCGAGAAACGCGGCTTGCAGTCGGCGAAAGCCTCGTTGAAGACGCTGCAGCGCCAGGGGACGGCAAACGGGGACACGCCGGAAAAGGAGGGAAGcacggacgacgagaagggcGTCGTGGACACCGAGTCTCATCCTGGGTTTTCCAAGTTCCAACTCAACGTCGAGCTACCGCGGTTCGATTTccccgtcgtcttcgccgactTGGAGTACGACCCTCCGCCAATCTCTAACCTCCAGCACATCTCCGCCTCCCAGTCCAATGTCATGCTGAAACCGCCTCCCGAGGTACAGTTCGGGCCTGGTATCAACGCGCTTGGCGATGCGGCGGGCGGCCCCGGCAGCCGGTTGATGAAGGTGTACGACCCCGAGGTCGGGGCTCGTGACAACCCGGCCGAGAGCAAACACCGGAGACTCGTCAGAAGCCAGCATCGccacggcgtcctcgacaaggacctCAAGCCGAACGCCAAGGTCCGCGACGAACTGAATCTCATCATGTCCTATTCGCCAACACACACGTTGACtcccgaggagaaggacctGATCTGGAAGTTCCGCTATCATCTTACCCGCGACAAGCGTGCCGTCACCAAGTTTGTCAAATCGGTCAACTGGCAAGACCACAGCGAAGCCAAGCAGGCCGTGCAGGTTCTGGGACGATGGACCGAGattgacgtcgacgacgctctcgagctgctcggcccCAGCTTTGACAACCAAGCAGTCCGAGCATATGCCGTGGAGAGGCTGCGTAAGGCGGACGATCACGAGCTACTGCTCTacctgctgcagctggtGCAAGCACTCAAGTACGAACACATCCGGGCAGACTCGTCCCAGGAGGCCATCCAGGATTCTTCCCTGGCCCAGTTTTTGATATCCCGTGCGGCCGGGAACTTCCTCCTTGGCAACTACTTCCACTGGTACCTGATGGTGGAATGCGACGATCACAGCCCCGAGCAGGGGCTGGATAACCGCAACATCTACCGCAAGGTGGCGTACGACTTTATGACGGAACTGGTGAAGCAACCGGATGGTGTGGAGTCGAGGAAAACGTTGTTGAGACAGGCCGAGCTGATCGCGATCCTGTCCAAGATCTCGGGGGAGGTGAAAACGTCGCACGAATCCAtcgcgaagaagacggatCGCGTGAAGCACTTCCTGGCCGACCCGAAGAACGAAATGTTGACCATCGACCCGCCGTTGCCGCTACCGCTTGATCCTACCATGCTAGTCATTGGCGTGGTGCCCGACGAAACGACCGTCTTCAAGTCGTCGCTGTGTCCTATCAAGGTTACGTTCAAGACCACCACGGGGAAGAAGTACCCGATCATCTTCAAGACGGGCGACGACTTGCGCCAGGATCAGCTGGTCATCCAGATCATCACTCTCATGGACCAGCTACTGCAGAAGGAGAACCTGGATTTGAAGCTGTCGCCTTACAAAATCCTGGCCACGAGCACGACCGCAGGCGCATCCCAGTTCGTCCCGTCCGTCAGCTTCCAGAGCATCGCTTCGAAATACAAGAACAACCCGGCCCTGACGTACTTGAAATCCAACAACCCGGACGACCGACAGCCCTTGGGCCTGCGACAGGAGACGCTGGATACGTACGTCAAGTCTTGCGCGGGATACTGCGTCATCACGTACAtcctgggcgtcggcgacagACATCTGGACAACCTCCTCCTGGCCCCCGACGGGCACTTCTTCCACGCAGACTTTGGCTTCATCCTTGGACGGGACCCGAAGCCGTTCGCGCCAGTGATGAAGCTGTCCAAGGAGATGGTGGACTGCATGGGCGGCGTCAACTCGGAGCACTTCAAGCAGTTCAAGCAGTATTGCTTCTTGGCCTACACGGCTTTGCGCAAATCGTCCAACCTCATCCTGAACCTGTTCAGCTTGATGGTCGACGCCAACATCCCCGACATTCGTCTCGAGCCCGACAAGGCCGTCCTGAAGGTTCGCGAGAGGTTCCACTTGGAGCtgacggaggaggagtcgATGTTGTTTTTCGAGAGGATCATCGAAGATaccctcggcgccatcgcgCCGGTCGTCATCGACAAACTCCATGAGCTCGTGCAGGCGTTTCGGAATTAG
- a CDS encoding Putative GroES-like superfamily, alcohol dehydrogenase-like, NAD(P)-binding domain superfamily, whose amino-acid sequence MASSLRSSTTTLASALRPAAGRRAQQNLPRVARRYKSGPYGYTQAKALVFSKEGEPSDVLQLHTHSISPSIPSSAVLLRALAAPINPADINTVQGTYGAKPPFTQLIGTPEPAAVPGNEGVFEVVSVGSEAGAGDGGLRKGDWVIPSASSFGTWRTHAVADAKDVMKVSREGLTPTQVATVSVNPCTAYRILRTYGPGEVRAGANPGAMRALDPGSGAWFVQNGANSGVGRAAIQLGKLWGLRSINVVRERATEAETADLKKELADLGADVVVTEKEFLAREWRDRLAELTRGGRETVGLGLNCVGGKSATAVARSLGDGGTMVSYGGMARQPVMLPTGLLIFKDVRFVGFWLSRWNERDPQGRRFAIEDVLGMIREGRFRDVPVEEVPWGWDTEEARLKEAVQGALGGFRKGKGVFVFGET is encoded by the exons aTGGCGTCGAGCTTGCGCTCTTCCACGACGACGCTGGCCTCTGCGCTgcggccggccgccggcaGACGGGCGCAGCAGAACCTCCCGCGGGTGGCCCGCCGATACAAGTCCGGGCCCTACGGCTACACCCAGGCCAAGGCCCTTGTCTTCTccaaggagggcgagccCAGCGACGTCCTGCA GCTGCACACACACTCCATCTCCCCCTCGAtcccctcctcggccgtgcTCCTacgcgccctcgccgccccgaTCAACCCGGCCGACATCAACACCGTCCAGGGCACATACGGCGCCAAGCCGCCCTTCACCCAGCTCATCGGCACCCcggagcccgccgccgtccccggcAACGAGGGCGTCTTCGAGGTTGTCTCCGTCGGCTCCGAAGCGGgagccggcgacggtggcctGCGCAAGGGCGACTGGGTCATCCCCTCAGCCAGCTCCTTCGGCACCTGGCGCACCCACGCCGTCGCTGACGCCAAGGACGTCATGAAGGTCTCCCGCGAGGGCCTCACCCCGACCCAGGTCGCCACCGTCAGCGTCAACCCCTGCACCGCCTACCGCATCCTGCGCACCTACGGGCCCGGCGAGGTGCGCGCGGGCGCGAACCCGGGCGCCATGCGCGCCCTCGACCCGGGCAGCGGCGCCTGGTTCGTCCAGAACGGCGCCAacagcggcgtcggccgcgccgccatccagctcGGGAAGCTGTGGGGCCTGCGCAGCATCAACGTCGTGCGCGAGCGcgcgaccgaggccgagacggcggacctcaagaaggagctggcggacctcggcgccgacgtcgtcgtgaCGGAGAAGGAGTTCCTGGCGCGCGAGTGGCGCGACCGCCTCGCGGAGCTCACgcgcggcgggcgcgagACGGTCGGGCTCGGCCTCAACTGCGTGGGCGGCaagtcggcgacggcggtggcgcgcagcctcggcgacggcggcaccaTGGTCTCGTACGGCGGCATGGCGCGCCAGCCCGTGATGCTGCCGACGGGCCTGCTCATCTTCAAGGACGTGCGCTTCGTCGGCTTCTGGCTGAGCCGCTGGAACGAGCGCGACCCCCAGGGCCGCCGcttcgccatcgaggacgtGCTGGGCATGATCCGCGAGGGCCGCTTCCGCGacgtccccgtcgaggaggtgcCGTGGGGCTGGGACACGGAGGAGGCGCGGCTGAAGGAGGCCGTACAGGGCGCGCTCGGCGGGTTCCGGAAGGGCAAGGGCGTCTTTGTCTTTGGGGAGACGTGA